The Paenibacillus sp. RUD330 genome has a segment encoding these proteins:
- the pyrE gene encoding orotate phosphoribosyltransferase: MSTIQLESLPREIAAKLLEIGAVALRPEEPFTWTSGLKSPIYCDNRLTMSYPEIRELIAEGFAAVIRRNYPDADAIAGTATAGIPHAAWAAQKLNLPMSYIRDKAKGHGKQNLIEGRIAAGQKVVVIEDLISTGGSSLKAAQAVREAGAEVLAVLAIFTYQFKQASDAFAEASVPLETLSSYSALIDVAAERGVVRSGQIDSLKAWREDPQGYGK; this comes from the coding sequence ATGAGCACGATCCAACTGGAAAGCCTTCCGCGGGAAATCGCCGCCAAGCTGCTGGAGATCGGAGCCGTAGCGCTTCGTCCCGAGGAGCCGTTCACCTGGACCTCCGGGCTGAAATCGCCGATCTACTGCGACAACCGCCTGACGATGTCCTACCCGGAAATCCGCGAGCTGATCGCCGAGGGCTTCGCCGCTGTCATCCGCCGCAACTACCCCGATGCGGATGCGATCGCGGGCACCGCGACGGCCGGCATCCCGCATGCGGCCTGGGCAGCGCAGAAGCTGAACCTGCCGATGTCCTACATCCGCGACAAGGCCAAGGGGCATGGCAAGCAGAACCTGATCGAAGGCCGGATCGCCGCAGGACAGAAGGTCGTCGTCATCGAGGATCTGATCTCGACAGGCGGCAGCTCGCTCAAGGCCGCGCAAGCGGTCCGGGAAGCCGGAGCCGAAGTGCTGGCCGTCCTGGCCATCTTCACCTATCAGTTCAAGCAGGCATCCGATGCCTTCGCCGAGGCATCCGTGCCGCTGGAGACGCTGAGCAGCTATTCGGCGCTCATCGACGTTGCCGCCGAACGCGGCGTCGTCCGGAGCGGACAGATCGACTCGCTGAAGGCTTGGCGCGAGGATCCGCAAGGATACGGGAAGTAA
- the pyrF gene encoding orotidine-5'-phosphate decarboxylase, with amino-acid sequence MSVQTLSREQAAGKVMVALDYPDAASAEKLLAALEGIPCYMKVGMQLFYAAGPDFVRSLKRRGYKVFLDVKMHDIPNTIKGGANSVTRLGVDMFNVHAAGGRDMMEAAMDGVDEALDADSTLARPTVIAVTQLTSTSLEMLNDEIGILGSMEEAVKRYALLAIASGLDGVVASPHEVTLVKDFCGPTFQTVTPGIRPSGADIGDQSRVMTPSEALRAGTDYMVVGRPITKAADPRAAIESIIEELIKP; translated from the coding sequence ATGAGCGTACAAACGTTGAGCCGCGAGCAGGCGGCGGGCAAGGTAATGGTCGCGCTGGATTACCCGGACGCGGCTTCGGCCGAGAAGCTGCTGGCGGCGCTTGAAGGCATTCCTTGTTATATGAAAGTAGGCATGCAGCTGTTCTATGCGGCGGGTCCGGACTTCGTCCGCAGCCTGAAGCGGCGCGGCTACAAAGTGTTCCTGGACGTGAAGATGCATGATATTCCGAACACGATCAAAGGCGGAGCGAACAGCGTCACCCGCCTCGGCGTCGACATGTTCAACGTCCATGCGGCCGGCGGCCGCGACATGATGGAGGCGGCGATGGACGGAGTCGACGAGGCGCTGGATGCCGATTCCACGCTGGCGCGGCCGACGGTCATCGCCGTGACGCAGCTGACCAGCACAAGCCTGGAGATGCTCAACGACGAAATCGGCATCCTCGGCTCGATGGAGGAGGCGGTCAAGCGCTATGCGCTGCTGGCCATCGCTTCGGGCCTCGACGGAGTCGTCGCCTCGCCGCACGAGGTGACGCTGGTCAAGGACTTCTGCGGGCCGACATTCCAGACGGTGACGCCCGGAATCCGTCCGTCCGGCGCCGACATCGGCGACCAAAGCCGCGTCATGACGCCGTCCGAGGCGCTTCGGGCAGGAACCGATTACATGGTCGTCGGACGTCCGATCACGAAGGCCGCAGATCCGCGCGCCGCCATTGAATCCATTATCGAGGAGCTGATCAAGCCATGA